The segment CGAGCGCGAAAATGGTCATCCGCGAGATGTTTTTGCCGGAAAACATGTCCATGAATCCGAAGAAGGTCCCCTTCAACAGATCGAAAAATTGCTTCAAGGCTTCCGAATTCAAGCCGGGGGTGACGATTTGCGAGCCCATGCGGTAGACGGCGAGGAGCAGCAGCGTGAAGATGACCCGCTTGCGCAGCTCAGGAATGACGAAAATATTTCTGATGAATCTGATCAATTTTCTTCTCCTTGAAAGACAACCGCCTTGCCGCCGGCCTTTTTGATCTTATCCAGGGCGGCCTGCGAAAAGTGATGGGCTTGGATCGTCATCTTGCGCGACAGCTTGCCGTTGGCCAGCACCTTGATGCCGGCGCGGCGCTTGTGGGCCAGGCGCTGGTCGAAATAATCCTGAATCTTAACCTCGCTCAAGCCGCATTTGTCCAGGTCGACCAGGTTGACGATGTTGAATTCCTTCTTGAAGATGTTGGTAAAGCCGCGCTTGGGCAGCCGGCGCACCAAGGGCATCTGCCCGCCCTCGAAACCGCGGCTGTGCTGGTAGCCGGAACGGGACTTCTGGCCGTTGTTGCCCCGGCCGGCGTTGACGCCGTAGCCGGAACCGGGCCCGCGCCCGACCCGCTTCCTGTTGCGCACCGCCCCTTTGGCCGGCTTTAGGTTACTTAGATTGATCATGTTCGATCTCCTCCACGTGCAACATGAATCCGATTTTATTGATCATGCCGAGTATCTCCGGTCTTTTTTCGCGGATCACCACCGAGTTGATCTTGCGCAGGCCCAGGCCCTTGACCGTCGCCTGCTGCCGCTCGGACCGGCCGATCAGGCTCTTCACCAGTTTTATTTTCAGGCGGGGGTAGTCCGCCTTCTTTTTTACTGCCATAAATCCTCCTTGCTCTTGCCTCGTTTGGAGGCGAACGTGTCGGGGCTGAGAAGCTTCTGCAGCCCGTTCATGGTGGCCCGGGCCACGGTGATCGAGTTCTTGCTGTGCAGGATCTTGGTCAGGATGTTCTTCACTCCGGCCAGCTCCATGATCACCCGGACGGCCCCGCCGGCGATGACCCCGGTGCCGGGGGAAGCCGGGCGCATGACGACCCGGGAAGCACCGTAGGCGCCGATTTTATAATACGGGATGGTCTCGTTGATGATCGGCACCTTGACTATGTTCTTCTTGGCGTCGGCAACGGCCTTTTTGATGGCCAACGGCACTTCGCGCGCCTTGCCTTTGCCCATGCCCACCTGGCCGTTCTTGTCCCCGACCACCACCGCCGCCGAAAAGCGGAGGTTTTTTCCGCCCTTGACGACCTTGGTGACGCGGCGGATGGAGATCACTTCTTCTTGAAACAGTTCGTTGCTATCCATGTAGTGCTGCACGTTGCCTCTCCTTAAAACCGGATTCCCTTTTCCCGGGCGGCGTCGGTGAAGATCCTGACGCGGCCGGCAAAAGCGTAGACGTTGCGGTCAAAAACGACGCTGGCGATGTTCTTTTCCTGCAGCCTGGCGGCGATGGTTTCGCCCAGGAGCTTGGCCGCTTCCTTGTTCTTGGGGCTCTTCAGCTTGGCATGCAGATCCTTTTCCAGGGTGGATGCGGCGGCCAGGATTTGGTGGCTGGCGTCGTCGATGACCTGGGAATAAAGGTATTTGTTGGTTTTTACCAGGATCAGCCGCGGCCGCGCCTGGGTGCCCCTGATCTTCGCTTTCAGGGCGTTGCGCAGCCTGGTGGCCTTGACCTTTTTAATTTTGTACTTGGCTGTAATCATGATCACACTCCTGCCGCTTTTCTGACTTTCTGTCGCAGCACCTGGCCCTCGAGCCTGATGCCCTTCAATTTATACGGCTCCACCGGCCGGATGCTCTGGATGTTGGCGCAGACCTGCCCCAGCAGCTGCTTGTCGTGGGAGAACAGGACGAAGCTGCCCGGGTTTTCCTGCGTGGCCGAGACGCCGGCCGGCAGCTCGAAATCGACCGGATGCGAATGGCCGACCTGCAGGTTGATCACCCTGCCCTTGACGGTGGAACGCCAGCCCTTGCCGACGATTTCTATCTTGCGTGAGAAATGCTTGGCCACGCCGACGACGGCATTGCGCACCAGACTCCAGGTCAGCCCCTGCAGGGCCTTAAAGGAGTCGTCGCGGCGCGTGACGTGGACATTGCTGCCCTCGATCTTGACCTCAATGCCCTCTGGGACTGGCACGGACAGCTCGCCCTTGGGCCCCTTGACCTTGACCCAAGCGCCATCGACCTTGACAGTGACTCCGGCTTCAAAAATTACGGGTTTGGATGCTAAACGCGACATGCTTCCTCCTACCAGACGTACAGGAGGACTTCGCCGCCGATGTTGCGCTTCTTGCACTCTTTGCCGGTGACGATCCCTTGCGAGGTCGAGATCACTGCCACGCCCAGGCCGTCAAGCACCTGGGGGATGCCGTCCACTTCGGCGTAGACGCGCCGTCCGGGCTTGGATACTCTCTTCAGTCCTTCAATCACGTTCTGCTTTTTGCCGCTGTATTTCAATTCCACGAAAAGCTGGTTGGGCAGCCGGGTCTTGTCGACCTTGAAATTGGATATGTACCCTTCCTCTTTCAGAATCTTAGCGATTTCCAGTTTGACGGTTGACAGGGGAATGGCCACATCCTTTTTTTCCGTCAGGATGGCATTCTTCATGCGCGTCAACATGTCGGCGATGGGGTCTGTATGCGCCATTTTATCTCCTTACCAGGATGCCTTGGTCACACCCGGGATTTCTCCTCTTAATGACAACTCGCGGAAACACAACCGGCACAGCTCGAATTTGCGGTAGACCGCCCGCGGCCGGCCGCACAAGCGGCAGCGGGTGCGATAGCGGATTTTATACTTTTTTTTCTTCAACTCTTTGACTTCGGATGATAGTTTTGCCACGCGTTCCTCCTTAATCCTTGAACGGGACG is part of the Candidatus Aminicenantes bacterium genome and harbors:
- the rplO gene encoding 50S ribosomal protein L15 codes for the protein MNLSNLKPAKGAVRNRKRVGRGPGSGYGVNAGRGNNGQKSRSGYQHSRGFEGGQMPLVRRLPKRGFTNIFKKEFNIVNLVDLDKCGLSEVKIQDYFDQRLAHKRRAGIKVLANGKLSRKMTIQAHHFSQAALDKIKKAGGKAVVFQGEEN
- the rpmD gene encoding 50S ribosomal protein L30; this encodes MAVKKKADYPRLKIKLVKSLIGRSERQQATVKGLGLRKINSVVIREKRPEILGMINKIGFMLHVEEIEHDQSK
- the rpsE gene encoding 30S ribosomal protein S5; amino-acid sequence: MQHYMDSNELFQEEVISIRRVTKVVKGGKNLRFSAAVVVGDKNGQVGMGKGKAREVPLAIKKAVADAKKNIVKVPIINETIPYYKIGAYGASRVVMRPASPGTGVIAGGAVRVIMELAGVKNILTKILHSKNSITVARATMNGLQKLLSPDTFASKRGKSKEDLWQ
- the rplR gene encoding 50S ribosomal protein L18, encoding MITAKYKIKKVKATRLRNALKAKIRGTQARPRLILVKTNKYLYSQVIDDASHQILAAASTLEKDLHAKLKSPKNKEAAKLLGETIAARLQEKNIASVVFDRNVYAFAGRVRIFTDAAREKGIRF
- the rplF gene encoding 50S ribosomal protein L6 — encoded protein: MSRLASKPVIFEAGVTVKVDGAWVKVKGPKGELSVPVPEGIEVKIEGSNVHVTRRDDSFKALQGLTWSLVRNAVVGVAKHFSRKIEIVGKGWRSTVKGRVINLQVGHSHPVDFELPAGVSATQENPGSFVLFSHDKQLLGQVCANIQSIRPVEPYKLKGIRLEGQVLRQKVRKAAGV
- the rpsH gene encoding 30S ribosomal protein S8, with translation MAHTDPIADMLTRMKNAILTEKKDVAIPLSTVKLEIAKILKEEGYISNFKVDKTRLPNQLFVELKYSGKKQNVIEGLKRVSKPGRRVYAEVDGIPQVLDGLGVAVISTSQGIVTGKECKKRNIGGEVLLYVW
- a CDS encoding type Z 30S ribosomal protein S14 yields the protein MAKLSSEVKELKKKKYKIRYRTRCRLCGRPRAVYRKFELCRLCFRELSLRGEIPGVTKASW